A window of the Streptomyces formicae genome harbors these coding sequences:
- a CDS encoding ATP-dependent DNA helicase — protein MTKPSLPELLHAAVTAVGGMERPGQVTMAESVAAAIDDSSHLLVQAGTGTGKSLGYLVPALAHGEPVVVATATLALQRQLVERDLPRTVEALHPQLRRRPQFAMLKGRSNYLCLHRLHEGVPQEEEEGLFDPFESATPTSKLGQDLLRMRDWADETETGDRDDLTPGVSDRAWSQVSVSSRECLGASKCAYGAECFAEMARERAKLSDVVVTNHALLAIDAIEGAPVLPQHEVLIVDEAHELVSRVTGVATGELTPNQVNRAVRRAAKLVNEKAADQLQTAAEGFERLMELALPGRLEEIPEDLGYALLALRDAARTVISALGATRDKSVQDEDAVRKQALASIETIHDVSERITNGSEYDVVWYERHDRFGASLRVAPLSVSGLLREKLFADRSVVLTSATLKLGGDFNGVGASLGLAPEGTEGEDLPVWKGVDVGSPFDYPKQGILYVAKHLARPARDGDRGDMLDELTELMQAAGGRTLGLFSSMRAAQLAAEELRSRIPEFPILLQGEETLGELIKNFAADPKTCLFGTLSLWQGVDVPGASCQLVVMDKIPFPRPDDPLMSARQKAVEDAGGNGFMAVAATHAALLMAQGAGRLVRATGDRGVVAVLDQRLATARYGSYLRASLPDFWYTTDRNQVRRSLAAIDAAAQKDEAQKDEA, from the coding sequence ATGACGAAGCCATCCCTCCCCGAGCTCCTCCACGCCGCCGTCACAGCCGTCGGCGGGATGGAAAGGCCTGGCCAGGTCACCATGGCCGAGTCCGTGGCCGCAGCCATCGACGACAGCTCCCACCTGCTCGTCCAGGCCGGCACCGGCACCGGAAAGTCCCTCGGCTATCTGGTGCCCGCCCTGGCCCACGGGGAGCCCGTCGTTGTGGCCACGGCGACGCTCGCCCTGCAGCGCCAGCTCGTGGAGCGGGACCTTCCGCGAACGGTGGAAGCACTGCATCCGCAGCTGCGACGCCGCCCGCAGTTCGCCATGCTCAAGGGGCGGTCGAACTACCTCTGCCTCCACCGGCTCCACGAGGGCGTTCCGCAGGAAGAGGAGGAGGGGCTCTTCGACCCCTTCGAGTCGGCGACGCCCACGAGCAAGCTCGGCCAGGACCTGCTGCGCATGCGGGACTGGGCGGACGAGACGGAGACCGGCGACCGCGACGACCTCACCCCCGGTGTCTCCGACCGAGCGTGGTCCCAGGTCTCCGTGTCCTCCCGTGAGTGCCTGGGCGCGAGCAAGTGCGCCTACGGGGCGGAATGCTTCGCGGAGATGGCCAGGGAGCGCGCCAAGCTGTCCGACGTGGTGGTCACGAACCACGCCCTGCTCGCCATCGACGCGATCGAGGGCGCTCCTGTGCTGCCCCAGCACGAGGTGCTGATCGTCGACGAGGCGCATGAGCTGGTCTCCCGGGTCACCGGAGTCGCCACGGGCGAGCTCACGCCCAACCAGGTCAACCGTGCGGTGCGCCGCGCCGCCAAGCTGGTCAACGAGAAGGCCGCCGACCAGCTCCAGACGGCCGCCGAGGGCTTCGAGCGGCTGATGGAGCTCGCACTCCCCGGCCGCCTGGAGGAGATCCCGGAGGACCTCGGGTATGCGCTGTTGGCGCTGCGCGACGCAGCCCGTACGGTCATCTCCGCGCTCGGGGCGACCCGCGACAAGTCGGTGCAGGACGAGGACGCGGTGCGCAAGCAGGCGCTCGCCTCGATCGAGACCATCCACGACGTGTCCGAGCGGATCACCAACGGCTCGGAGTACGACGTCGTCTGGTACGAGCGCCACGACCGCTTTGGTGCCTCGCTGCGGGTCGCGCCGCTCTCCGTCTCCGGGCTGCTGCGCGAGAAGCTCTTCGCCGACCGGTCCGTGGTCCTGACGTCGGCGACGCTCAAGCTGGGCGGCGACTTCAATGGTGTCGGCGCCTCGCTCGGACTCGCCCCGGAGGGCACCGAGGGCGAGGACCTGCCCGTGTGGAAGGGCGTGGACGTGGGCTCGCCCTTCGACTATCCGAAGCAGGGGATCCTGTACGTCGCGAAGCATCTGGCCCGCCCGGCGCGCGACGGCGACCGCGGCGACATGCTGGACGAGCTCACCGAGCTGATGCAGGCCGCCGGCGGCCGCACACTCGGCCTGTTCTCCTCGATGCGGGCCGCTCAGCTGGCCGCCGAGGAACTGCGCTCGCGCATTCCGGAGTTTCCCATCCTGCTCCAGGGCGAGGAGACGCTCGGTGAGCTGATCAAGAACTTCGCGGCCGATCCGAAGACCTGCTTGTTCGGCACGCTCTCGCTCTGGCAGGGTGTCGATGTCCCGGGTGCGAGCTGCCAGCTGGTCGTCATGGACAAGATCCCCTTCCCGCGCCCCGACGATCCGCTGATGAGCGCTCGCCAGAAGGCGGTCGAGGATGCCGGGGGGAACGGCTTCATGGCCGTCGCTGCGACGCACGCGGCGCTGCTCATGGCCCAGGGGGCGGGGCGACTCGTCAGGGCGACCGGGGACCGAGGTGTGGTCGCCGTGCTGGACCAGCGACTGGCCACCGCCCGCTACGGCAGCTATCTGAGGGCGTCACTGCCCGACTTCTGGTACACGACGGACCGTAACCAGGTGCGCCGCTCGCTGGCCGCGATCGATGCCGCGGCACAGAAGGACGAGGCACAGAAGGACGAGGCATAG
- the lexA gene encoding transcriptional repressor LexA, giving the protein MTTTADSAATITAQDRSQNRFEPVHAMNDAVTNPEGPKPTRSLPGRPPGIRADSSGLTDRQRRVIEVIRDSVQRRGYPPSMREIGQAVGLSSTSSVAHQLMALERKGFLRRDPHRPRAYEVRGSDQPATQPTDTSGKPAASYVPLVGRIAAGGPILAEESVEDVFPLPRQLVGDGELFVLKVVGDSMIEAAICDGDWVTVRRQPVAENGDIVAAMLDGEATVKRFKREDGHVWLLPHNAAYQPIPGDEATILGKVVAVLRRV; this is encoded by the coding sequence GTGACCACCACCGCAGACAGTGCCGCCACCATCACTGCCCAGGACCGCTCCCAGAACCGATTCGAGCCGGTGCATGCCATGAATGACGCAGTCACGAACCCGGAGGGGCCGAAGCCCACGCGCTCGCTGCCCGGCCGACCTCCAGGGATCCGTGCGGACAGCTCGGGGCTCACGGACCGGCAGCGGAGGGTCATCGAGGTCATTCGCGACTCCGTCCAGCGGCGGGGTTACCCGCCGTCGATGCGCGAGATCGGCCAGGCGGTGGGCCTGTCGAGCACGTCGTCGGTCGCCCACCAGCTGATGGCCCTGGAGCGCAAGGGCTTCCTGCGCCGCGACCCGCACCGGCCGCGTGCGTACGAGGTGCGCGGCTCCGACCAGCCGGCCACGCAGCCGACCGACACGAGCGGCAAACCCGCGGCCTCGTACGTGCCGCTGGTCGGCCGGATCGCGGCCGGCGGCCCGATCCTCGCCGAGGAGTCGGTCGAGGACGTGTTCCCTCTCCCCCGGCAGCTGGTCGGCGACGGCGAGCTGTTCGTGCTGAAGGTCGTCGGCGACTCGATGATCGAGGCAGCCATCTGTGACGGCGACTGGGTGACGGTCCGCCGCCAGCCGGTCGCCGAGAACGGCGACATCGTCGCGGCGATGCTCGACGGCGAGGCCACGGTCAAGCGCTTCAAGCGGGAGGACGGCCACGTCTGGCTGCTCCCGCACAACGCGGCCTACCAGCCGATCCCCGGTGATGAGGCGACGATCCTCGGCAAGGTGGTGGCGGTGCTTCGGCGCGTGTGA
- the nrdR gene encoding transcriptional regulator NrdR produces the protein MHCPFCRHPDSRVVDSRTTDDGTSIRRRRQCPDCSRRFTTVETASLMVIKRSGVTEPFSRTKVISGVRKACQGRPVTEDALAQLGQRVEEAVRATGSAELTTHDVGLAILGPLQELDLVAYLRFASVYRAFDSLEDFEAAIAELREQRPTAEEDGPGVTHEVPEPARAAD, from the coding sequence ATGCACTGCCCCTTCTGCAGGCACCCCGACAGCCGTGTCGTCGACAGTCGGACCACCGATGACGGTACGTCGATCAGGCGTCGCCGCCAGTGCCCCGACTGCTCCCGTCGTTTCACGACGGTGGAGACCGCCTCGCTGATGGTGATCAAACGCAGCGGGGTGACCGAACCCTTCAGCCGTACCAAGGTCATCTCCGGCGTGCGCAAGGCATGCCAGGGGCGGCCGGTCACCGAGGACGCCCTCGCTCAGCTCGGCCAGCGGGTCGAGGAAGCGGTGCGCGCCACCGGCAGCGCCGAGCTGACCACCCACGACGTGGGGCTGGCCATACTCGGCCCGTTGCAGGAGCTCGACCTCGTCGCGTACCTGCGCTTCGCGTCCGTGTACCGAGCGTTCGACTCGCTCGAAGACTTCGAGGCCGCCATCGCGGAGCTCCGCGAGCAGCGGCCGACCGCAGAGGAAGACGGGCCCGGTGTGACCCACGAGGTCCCCGAGCCCGCCAGAGCCGCCGACTGA
- a CDS encoding vitamin B12-dependent ribonucleotide reductase: protein MTETTSGPARGSRAKGAKAAAARQGLRIERVHTTPGVHPYDEVVWERRDVVMTNWRDGSVNFEQRGVEFPDFWSVNAVNIVTSKYFRGAVGTAQRETSLKQLIDRIVKTYRKAGEDYKYFASPADAEIFEHELAYALLHQIFSFNSPVWFNVGTPQPQQVSACFILSVDDSMESILDWYKEEGMIFKGGSGAGLNLSRIRSSKELLSSGGNASGPVSFMRGADASAGTIKSGGATRRAAKMVILDVDHPDIEDFIETKVKEEEKIRALRDAGFDMDLGGDDITSVQYQNANNSVRVNDEFMKAVESGGKFGLRARMTGDVIEEVDAKALFRKMAEAAWACADPGIQYDDTINHWHTCPESGRINGSNPCSEYMHLDNTSCNLASLNLMKFLKDDGEGNQSFDVERFQKVVELVITAMDISICFADFPTEKIGENTRAFRQLGIGYANLGALLMATGHAYDSDGGRALAGAITSLMTGTSYRRSAELAAVVGPYDGYARNAAPHQRVMKQHSDANATAVRVDDLDTPIWAAATEAWQDVIRVGAKNGFRNAQASVIAPTGTIGLAMSCDTTGLEPDLALVKFKKLVGGGSMQIVNGTVPQALRRLGYQPEQIEAIVAHIAEHGNVIDAPGLKPEHYEVFDCAMGERSISAMGHVRMMAAIQPWISGALSKTVNMPESATVEEVEEIYFEAWKLGVKALAIYRDNCKVGQPLSAKKKEEEKAEITEKAEETIRTAVEKVVEYRPVRKRLPKGRPGITTSFTVGGAEGYMTANSYPDDGLGEVFLKMSKQGSTLAGMMDAFSIAVSVGLQYGVPLETYVSKFTNMRFEPAGMTDDPDVRMAQSIVDYIFRRLALDFLPFETRSALGIHSAEERQRHLETGSYEQSIDDSDVDVEGLAQSAPRQQETLKAVATPKAEVPAPKQAHTSAELVEMQLGISADAPLCFSCGTKMQRAGSCYICEGCGSTSGCS, encoded by the coding sequence ATGACAGAGACGACGAGCGGCCCGGCACGGGGCTCCCGAGCCAAGGGAGCCAAGGCCGCGGCGGCCCGGCAGGGCCTGCGTATCGAGCGCGTCCACACCACCCCCGGCGTACACCCGTACGACGAGGTCGTCTGGGAGCGCCGTGACGTCGTCATGACCAACTGGCGCGACGGCTCGGTCAACTTCGAGCAGCGTGGCGTCGAGTTCCCCGACTTCTGGTCGGTGAACGCGGTCAACATCGTCACCAGCAAGTACTTCCGCGGTGCCGTCGGCACCGCGCAGCGCGAGACGAGCCTCAAGCAGCTCATCGACCGCATCGTGAAGACGTACCGCAAGGCAGGCGAGGACTACAAGTACTTCGCCTCGCCCGCCGACGCGGAGATCTTCGAGCACGAGCTGGCATACGCCCTCCTGCACCAGATCTTCAGCTTCAACTCGCCGGTGTGGTTCAACGTCGGCACGCCCCAGCCGCAGCAGGTCTCCGCCTGCTTCATCCTGTCCGTCGACGACTCCATGGAGTCGATCCTCGACTGGTACAAGGAAGAGGGCATGATCTTCAAGGGCGGCTCCGGCGCCGGCCTGAACCTCTCCCGGATCCGTTCCTCCAAGGAACTGCTGTCCTCCGGCGGCAACGCCTCCGGTCCGGTCTCCTTCATGCGCGGCGCCGACGCCTCCGCGGGGACGATCAAGTCGGGCGGCGCGACGCGTCGCGCCGCCAAGATGGTCATCCTCGACGTCGACCACCCCGACATCGAGGACTTCATCGAGACCAAGGTCAAGGAAGAGGAGAAGATCCGCGCGCTGCGCGACGCGGGCTTCGACATGGACCTGGGCGGCGACGACATCACGTCCGTCCAGTACCAGAACGCCAACAACTCGGTCCGGGTGAACGACGAGTTCATGAAGGCCGTCGAGTCCGGCGGCAAGTTCGGCCTGCGTGCCCGCATGACCGGCGACGTCATCGAAGAGGTCGACGCCAAGGCCCTCTTCCGCAAGATGGCCGAGGCCGCCTGGGCCTGCGCCGACCCCGGCATCCAGTACGACGACACCATCAACCACTGGCACACCTGCCCCGAGTCCGGCCGGATCAACGGCTCGAACCCGTGCAGCGAGTACATGCACCTGGACAACACGTCCTGCAACCTGGCCTCGCTGAACCTGATGAAGTTCCTGAAGGACGACGGCGAGGGCAACCAGTCCTTCGACGTCGAGCGCTTCCAGAAGGTCGTCGAGCTCGTCATCACGGCGATGGACATCTCCATCTGCTTCGCCGACTTCCCGACCGAGAAGATCGGCGAGAACACCCGCGCCTTCCGTCAGCTCGGCATCGGCTACGCCAACCTCGGCGCCCTGCTGATGGCGACCGGCCACGCGTACGACTCCGACGGCGGCCGCGCCCTGGCCGGTGCGATCACCTCGCTGATGACGGGCACGTCCTACCGGCGCTCCGCCGAGCTCGCCGCGGTCGTCGGCCCGTACGACGGCTACGCCCGCAACGCCGCGCCGCACCAGCGCGTCATGAAGCAGCACTCCGACGCCAACGCCACGGCCGTCCGCGTGGACGACCTGGACACCCCGATCTGGGCCGCCGCGACGGAGGCCTGGCAGGACGTGATCCGCGTCGGCGCGAAGAACGGTTTCCGCAACGCCCAGGCGTCCGTCATCGCCCCGACCGGCACCATCGGTCTCGCGATGTCCTGCGACACCACCGGCCTGGAGCCCGACCTCGCCCTGGTCAAGTTCAAGAAGCTGGTCGGCGGCGGCTCGATGCAGATCGTCAACGGCACCGTGCCGCAGGCGCTGCGCCGCCTCGGCTACCAGCCGGAGCAGATCGAGGCGATCGTCGCCCACATCGCCGAGCACGGCAACGTGATCGACGCCCCGGGCCTGAAGCCGGAGCACTACGAGGTCTTCGACTGCGCCATGGGCGAGCGCTCCATCTCCGCGATGGGCCACGTCCGCATGATGGCCGCGATCCAGCCGTGGATCTCCGGCGCCCTGTCCAAGACGGTCAACATGCCGGAGTCGGCGACCGTCGAGGAGGTCGAGGAGATCTACTTCGAGGCGTGGAAGCTGGGCGTCAAGGCGCTCGCGATCTACCGCGACAACTGCAAGGTCGGCCAGCCCCTCTCCGCCAAGAAGAAGGAGGAGGAGAAGGCCGAGATCACCGAGAAGGCCGAGGAGACCATCCGTACAGCGGTCGAGAAGGTCGTCGAGTACCGCCCGGTCCGCAAGCGCCTCCCGAAGGGCCGCCCCGGCATCACCACGTCCTTCACGGTCGGCGGCGCCGAGGGCTACATGACCGCCAACTCCTACCCGGACGACGGTCTCGGCGAGGTCTTCCTGAAGATGTCCAAGCAGGGCTCCACCCTCGCGGGCATGATGGATGCCTTCTCGATCGCCGTCTCGGTCGGTCTGCAGTACGGCGTGCCGCTGGAGACGTACGTCTCGAAGTTCACGAACATGCGCTTCGAGCCGGCCGGCATGACCGACGACCCGGACGTGCGGATGGCGCAGTCGATCGTCGACTACATCTTCCGCCGCCTGGCGCTGGACTTCCTGCCGTTCGAGACCCGCTCGGCGCTCGGCATCCACTCCGCCGAGGAGCGCCAGCGCCACCTGGAGACCGGTTCGTACGAGCAGTCCATCGACGACTCCGACGTCGACGTCGAGGGCCTGGCCCAGTCCGCCCCGCGCCAGCAGGAGACCCTGAAGGCGGTCGCCACCCCGAAGGCCGAGGTCCCGGCCCCGAAGCAGGCGCACACCTCGGCCGAGCTGGTCGAGATGCAGCTCGGCATCAGCGCGGACGCGCCGCTGTGCTTCTCCTGCGGGACGAAGATGCAGCGCGCGGGCTCCTGCTACATCTGCGAGGGCTGCGGCTCGACGAGCGGCTGCAGCTGA
- a CDS encoding TerD family protein, giving the protein MSSLSKGLRRVQVTLRWDPSPVGATATDLDIVAAAYLADAPHGKPAYLVHFGSRSPDGTITLNRDSRTGQGFGADEVMTLELDRLSEGYARVVVGVVIQQRAGEQTFSDIKNTGVRILEGPVELANDDLSAVPDATAATVAEFTRDTAGSWQLRTGIRGFAADPAEFAELMGSAPS; this is encoded by the coding sequence GTGAGCAGTCTCAGCAAGGGACTCCGAAGGGTCCAGGTCACTCTCAGGTGGGACCCCAGCCCCGTCGGTGCCACGGCCACCGATCTCGACATCGTCGCCGCGGCGTACCTCGCCGACGCTCCGCATGGCAAACCCGCCTATCTGGTCCATTTCGGCAGCCGCTCGCCCGACGGGACCATCACCCTCAACCGCGACAGCCGTACCGGTCAGGGTTTCGGCGCGGACGAGGTCATGACGCTGGAGCTCGACCGGCTGTCGGAGGGCTATGCCCGCGTCGTGGTCGGCGTCGTCATCCAGCAGCGCGCCGGCGAGCAGACGTTCTCGGACATCAAGAACACGGGCGTCCGGATACTCGAAGGCCCCGTCGAACTCGCGAACGACGACCTCTCGGCCGTGCCCGACGCCACCGCGGCGACGGTCGCGGAGTTCACCCGGGACACCGCCGGCTCATGGCAACTGCGCACCGGGATCCGCGGCTTCGCCGCCGACCCCGCGGAGTTCGCCGAGCTGATGGGCTCCGCGCCCTCCTGA
- a CDS encoding YdbC family protein — MLVKWIRCTVVDRRGFERGQRKWAGLLGEPGFRGQGGGWSRGRHDVAHVFAFWETRAFYDSFMARSHDRLAAAQSGTYKNHQVKLFDHRFDVKTGFEPRFTDADVVRVAHCRVHEHRVEHFSLMQEKVWNPAMAGSPGMVRGLFGEAPGSEFLVLSMWKSAAEHGKYRVERVERLSLRAQTEADVAALTGDVVELEPSWTV; from the coding sequence GTGCTGGTCAAGTGGATTCGCTGCACCGTCGTGGACCGTCGAGGTTTCGAGCGGGGGCAGCGGAAGTGGGCGGGGCTGCTGGGTGAGCCGGGTTTCCGGGGACAGGGCGGGGGGTGGAGCCGCGGACGGCATGACGTCGCCCATGTCTTCGCGTTCTGGGAGACCCGGGCGTTCTACGACTCGTTCATGGCGCGCTCGCACGACCGGCTGGCGGCCGCGCAGTCGGGTACGTACAAGAACCACCAGGTCAAGCTCTTCGACCACCGCTTCGATGTGAAGACGGGCTTCGAGCCGCGCTTCACCGACGCCGATGTCGTGCGCGTCGCGCACTGCAGGGTGCACGAGCACAGGGTCGAGCACTTCTCCCTGATGCAGGAGAAGGTCTGGAACCCGGCCATGGCGGGGTCGCCGGGGATGGTGCGGGGGCTCTTCGGTGAGGCGCCCGGCAGCGAGTTCCTGGTCCTTTCCATGTGGAAGTCGGCCGCTGAGCACGGCAAATACCGCGTGGAGCGCGTGGAACGGCTGTCGTTGCGCGCACAGACGGAGGCGGACGTCGCCGCGCTCACGGGCGATGTCGTGGAGCTCGAACCCTCCTGGACGGTGTGA
- a CDS encoding histidine phosphatase family protein, producing the protein MARPRRIVLVRHGESVGNADDSVYEREPDHALRLTERGWRQAEETGERLRGLFERERVSVYVSPYRRTHDTYRAFHLDPALVRVREEPRLREQDWGNWQDRDDVRLQKTYRDAYGHFFYRLPQGESGADVYDRVGAFLESLYRSFEAPDHPPNVLIVTHGLTMRLFCMRWFHWTVAEFESLSNPDNGETRTLLLGDDGRYRLDRPFERWCTPESYGVTG; encoded by the coding sequence ATGGCACGACCGCGGCGCATCGTCCTTGTCCGGCACGGCGAGTCGGTGGGCAACGCCGACGACTCGGTGTACGAGCGTGAGCCCGACCACGCACTGCGGCTGACCGAGCGCGGATGGCGGCAGGCCGAGGAGACCGGGGAGCGGCTGCGCGGACTGTTCGAGCGGGAGCGGGTCAGCGTCTACGTCTCGCCGTACCGCCGCACCCACGACACCTACAGGGCGTTCCACCTGGACCCGGCACTCGTACGGGTGAGGGAGGAGCCGAGGCTGCGCGAGCAGGACTGGGGGAACTGGCAGGACCGCGATGACGTACGGCTGCAGAAGACCTACCGCGACGCCTACGGACACTTCTTCTACCGGCTGCCGCAGGGTGAGTCGGGCGCCGATGTGTACGACAGGGTCGGGGCGTTCCTGGAGAGCCTCTACCGGAGCTTCGAGGCGCCGGACCATCCGCCGAACGTCCTCATCGTGACCCATGGGCTGACGATGCGGCTCTTCTGCATGCGCTGGTTCCACTGGACGGTGGCCGAATTCGAGTCACTGTCGAATCCCGACAACGGTGAGACGAGAACGCTGCTGCTCGGGGACGATGGCCGGTATCGACTGGACAGGCCGTTCGAGCGCTGGTGTACCCCCGAGTCCTATGGGGTCACCGGATAG
- a CDS encoding ADP-ribosylglycohydrolase family protein, translating into MTADSSAGSSGSPDAPGSVDRRLERALASLRGLSVGDALGSQFFVPVNYPLLKRRDVPSGPWQWTDDTEMACSVLAVLAAHGRIDQDALARSFADHHDFDRGYGPAVNRMLRLIREGGDWRELAAGLFNGQGSWGNGAAMRIAPLGAWYADDPEQAVHQAEISSYTTHQHREAVVGTMAVAAAAALVASPDGPPAPGALLDGVVALVPRSAVRAGLRRARDMLDYGDAATVAAVLGSGRRTSAHDTVPFALWSAARALDDFERVFWTTAQVGGDVDTTCAIAGGVVAAAEGGAPPAAWLERTEDLPDWVPTRAL; encoded by the coding sequence ATGACCGCTGATTCCTCTGCCGGCTCTTCCGGCTCTCCGGATGCGCCCGGCTCTGTCGACCGGCGCCTCGAACGCGCCCTGGCCAGCCTGCGCGGGCTGTCCGTGGGAGACGCCCTGGGCTCCCAGTTCTTCGTCCCTGTGAACTATCCACTGCTCAAGCGGCGGGACGTACCGTCCGGACCGTGGCAGTGGACCGATGACACCGAAATGGCCTGCTCCGTGCTGGCCGTCCTCGCCGCCCACGGCAGGATCGACCAGGACGCGCTCGCCCGCTCCTTCGCCGACCACCACGACTTCGACCGCGGCTACGGGCCGGCGGTGAACCGGATGCTCCGGCTCATCCGCGAGGGCGGCGACTGGCGTGAACTCGCCGCGGGACTCTTCAACGGCCAGGGTTCGTGGGGCAACGGTGCGGCGATGCGGATCGCCCCGCTTGGTGCCTGGTACGCCGACGACCCGGAACAGGCCGTCCACCAGGCCGAGATCTCCTCGTACACGACGCACCAGCACCGGGAGGCCGTGGTGGGCACCATGGCCGTCGCGGCGGCTGCGGCGCTCGTCGCCTCCCCGGACGGGCCGCCGGCCCCCGGGGCGCTGCTCGACGGCGTCGTCGCACTCGTGCCGCGCAGCGCGGTGAGGGCGGGGCTGCGGCGGGCGCGGGACATGCTCGACTACGGCGACGCGGCGACGGTCGCCGCGGTGCTCGGCAGCGGGCGGCGGACCAGCGCGCACGACACCGTGCCTTTCGCCCTGTGGTCGGCGGCCAGGGCGCTCGACGACTTCGAGCGGGTCTTCTGGACGACCGCCCAGGTGGGCGGGGACGTGGACACCACCTGCGCGATCGCCGGGGGAGTCGTCGCGGCGGCGGAGGGCGGGGCTCCGCCCGCGGCATGGCTCGAACGGACCGAGGACCTGCCGGACTGGGTGCCCACGAGGGCCCTCTGA